CCACGCAGCTCCCGGCTATGCTCACCGATGTCCTTCCCAAAAATCCGCGCAGTACCTCGTGCCGGAGGATAGAACCCGAGCAGCGTGTTCAGCAGCGTCGACTTGCCCGATCCGTTAGGACCGAGCAAGCCGATGCAGCGTCCGTGAAGTTGCCCTTTGAGCTGCTTCAGAACGGAGCGCGAGCCGAAGCGAACTTCCAGGCCATCGAGTTCTATAACTGGAGCCATGGTGTCCTTTACGGAGTTACGCCTCTCGGAGTTCCCGATTTGAGCTGCTGCAGCAAGGAGGAGATCGCCAGCGACTTCAGATCGAGTCCGAGACTCTTGCTGTTGCTGGTGAATTCGATCTGGCTCTCGTCTCCATACGCGCAGATCACTGACGGTTCGGTGTTCTGCACGAGAGCTTGTATGGACTGCAACTGCGAGGGCGAGAGCTGCTTCGCGATCTTTCCAGTCACCGGAGCTAGGTTCTGGTAGATCAAACCCGAGACGTTCACGTGTTGATCTGCCGGGAAGAGCGCGCGGAACTTCTCGGAGTGCGCGATGCTGTTGCTGTCTCGATGTGCCCGGGTGCGAATTGCCTCTGCAACCAACTCCTCGCTTGGACCGGCTACGACATAACCGTCGGCGAACGCGTAGTGGACCTCCACCGGAAACACTGCGTCGAGCGACCGGACCGAATAATAGGTTCGCTGACCTGACTGATGTTCCTCGAGCTTCAGGCCCTGCCGATTGTTCTTCGCTGCCTCGCGGTTGAAGTCCTCGACAAGTCGACCGAGGCTGTACTGAAGCTTGCTCGGATCGTAGACCTCGACAACCAACTTCCATGAAGGAGTCGGGAGCAGCGGACCGTCCAGTGCCAATGCACCTTCTCCTCCAAGTGAGGCGGCGAGGTCGTTGCGAATATCAAGGTTCAGTTCCGCCTGATGTTGCTCCCATGAGGCTCCCGCTTGCGGATCTGCCTTGGTGATGACCTGCAGCAGATCGTCCACCATCAATGCCGGACTCTTCGAGACGAACGCTCCCACTGCTGACGCATTGGGCGTGATGAAGTCGAGTGCTCCAATCGGCGCCGGAGCCGCCAGCCACGAAGCTACTCCAGTACGTGGGCCGGTAAAGCTCAGCTCCGCTGTGTTGGAAGCCTTGCCCTCATAATCCTTGCGTTGCGCGATTAAATACTTCGCGTTGGCAAAGCCGCTGCTCTCCAGCATTCCCTCATGACGATCCGCTTGTGCCGCTACAGCATGATCGGCCCTCATCTGCTCCAGATTGACCGCAATCAACAGGCCTGCGCCTGAGGAATATTCCGATGCGATACGCTTCCCGAAATCGCTCTGGGCGAAGCTTGAAGCCTCTCCGGCAGACCAGCGCCTGTTCAGATCCGCCAGCATGGAGACATCCGGCGATGCTGCCACGAACTTCGGAGTGATCAGGACATAGAAGTCGCGGTCGCTCCCTTGAGTTGCAGCGCCGAGATCTTCCGGCGAAAGCAGATGCATATTATTCGGCGAATCGCCCCTGGAGATCTGGCCCGTGAGGTAATCTCGCAATCCAGACTTCGCGATTTCCGCCATCACGACTAGGTTGCACCGCTGCTCTGAACCGGACGACACGCTGAAAACAATCTCATCGCCCACATAAGTGCTCAGTCCGTGAATCAGGTCAATTACCTGGTTGAAATCGGGACCATTCTGGGACGCACCCGGACCACGTTGCTCCCACCACTCCCGCAGCAAAGCACTCTGCGAGAGCTGCTGCTGGAACAGTTGATTGGCCTGCTGCAGCGCTTCTCCGTAATTGGGAACACCGGCATAGACTACGGCGCCATCAGCAACAAAGTTGATAAGATGAGATTCGTACCGAAGATCGGGCAGCTTGATGCTCTGCAGCTTCTTCTCTAGTTTCACGAACTCGGCGAGTAAGGCGAGATATCTGTCGCGATCCTGACTCCAGGCGATCTCGTCCTTCACCGGGACCTCTCCCATGCTCGTGCTGGTCGTAACCTGATCGCCAGCCTGGAGCACCGCATCTCCCGCAGCCTGCGCGACATGCACAGTTCCTTCAATGACGGAGACCCGAGAACCCTTGATGCCCGAGTTCACCGAGAAGATCGTGCCCGTAACCGCGACACGAGCGTCTGCAGTCTTCACATAAAGATGTCCGGTGCGGCGTTTCGCCGCCTGCACAATCACGATGCCCCGGCCAAGATTGACGGTGGTATTTCTCCAGCCCAAGGTGACATACAGTTCACTGCGCCCATTCATCTCGACGAGCGAACCATCGCGCAAGCGCAGCATCGCCCGGGAGCCGGACGAGGTACGCACGATCTCACCTTCGGCAAACTGATCTCCGGCTTTAGCCTGGTGCTCGCCGGTGGCATCTACCCGATACAGAACTCCATTGACGGACTCAAGCGCAGCGCGGTATCCCGAGGGTGCGAGAACTCCGCTTCGTCCGATGACAACGCCCAGCACTGCCGCAATCAGCACGCTAGCGGCCAGCGCGTACTGACCAAAGCTCCAATGCCTGGGACGCATTACCGAATTTGCACGCCACGGCAGGACGCTCTCCGCGCTCTTGTTTGTCTTGGCATGCACACGGCACGTAGCGCACTCGCGCAGATGATCTGCAACCAGCATGGCGCGTGCCGGACTCAGCCGATGTGCTTCGAAGTCAGCGAGCAGGCTTTGGACGTCGGCACAGCCTTCGATCCGATTGAGTGGAGCAACCGTGGCCTCGATGCCGACAGCCTGGCTGATCCTCTGCCATGCGTTCGCGGTCGCAGTATTAATAGTCTGAGTATCGGGCTGATCGTCGCGAACTGCGGCGATCGCCCTCTCAAGAATGAAATCCGGATTGTTATGATTGCCCTTCATTTGTTGCCTTCCATATAGGCACGGAAGTCTTTCTTCAGCAGAGATCGGGTACGGTGGAGGGTGACTGCAACGGTTGCCCTGGACGTCTTGAGAATCTTGGCGATCTCGCTGTTGTCGCGTCCTTCGATGTAACGCAGGACGAACATCTCAGCCGATCGTGTTCCCAATTTAGGCATTGCCTGACGCAGCCATCGCCGCAGCTCGAGCGGACTGTATTCACCTTCGCCGCGCGACGCCAGCTCCAGAGGACTCGATACCTCCGCGTCTTCCAGTGGCATGTTCTGCGCATCGCGGCGCTGGCGAATCATGTCTAGCGCGGCGTTTACCGCAGCTCGATGCAGATATCCGCCGATGTTCTGGATGTCGTCTCCGACCTCGCCAAGTTCGCGCCGCGCGAGCTTCAGGAAGACGCTTTGAACCACATCTTCAGAATCGCTGACGCTGCCGGTAACGCGATATGCCGCCCGAAACACGCGCTCTTTATGCTCCACAAACACGCGCTCGAGCGACACACGCTCCAACACACTCGGGTCCGCTTGCGCAGGCCGCGCGCCGGTCACGCTTCTATCAACTGCCGCTGGCAATACTGCCTCCACGTGCCCTTCTCCTCTGCCGGTCCCGCATGCCGCCCTTGAGTCGGCAAGCAGGTTTCCGTGCATTCAGAAGACGGGAAGAAAAGGAATTCATTAACAGCTCTTGAACAATAGCTACGGATTCTTGCTGGTTTTCGTTCATTTAGCCAGTGTTTTCAACTGAAAGCCTTGAAATAGCGCCATCCCATTTACCGGGTTGTCCCCAAAATTCGAGCCGTGTGCGAGCGGCGCTCCTCGGAGCTTTTTAGACAAGTGGCGTGTTTTCGTCTCCAACCGTTCAACCCTCCATCGGCACACCTCACCCCAAAGATCAAAGTTCATGAAACTCAGGACACTTTCTCATCGTTTCACCGTCTATAGCTCGTAGCCATGAGGAACTGGGAGAGTAATCGATGGAAAGCATGAGTTGGTTCTGGCAAGACCTGCGCTATGGAGCGAGATCCTTACGCAAGGATCGAGGCTTTTCCCTGCTGGCGATGTTTGCGCTCGCTTTGGGAATTGGCGCCACCACGGTAATTTTCAGTGTTCTGGATAACGTATTACTGGAGCCTTTTCCTTATAAAGATTCCAATCGGCTGGCCGGTCTCTTTATTCATGACAACTCGCATGCAGATCAAGAAGGTCGCGGCGTGTTCTCGATTGCCGAGTATCTAGATTTCAAAGACCAGAATCACGTCTTCGAAAACATAATCGGCAACCGGAACCTGGACGTGCTTTACACCGATAAGGAAGGCACAAAGCAGTTCCGAGGAGGCGAGACCACTGCAGACGCATTTGAATTTCTGGGCATCAAGGCACTGCTGGGTCGGGGCCTAGTTCCAGACGACGGGAGAGCCGGCGCTCCTCCGGTTGTCGTGATGAGCCATCGCATTTGGCAGAAGGACTTCAATGCCGATCCTTCGATCGTTGGCAGCGTTCTCACGCTTAACGGAAAGCAGGTAACGCTGGTTGGCGTGATGCCTCCCCGGTTTCTATTCGGGAACCAGGACTTCTGGCTGCCGCTGACTCTCGATCGCGGCGATACGCTTCCATTTCATGGCGTGTGGACTCTGTCTCGCTTGAAGCCCGGTGTCAGCCTGCAGGCAGCGGCGTCGGATCTCGACGTTGTAGCTCGTCGATTGTCCAAGGTGTATCCCAAGGAGTATCCCGCTAACTTCAGCATCAAGACCATGACGCTAGCGGACCAGGTTGTAGGACAATTCCGCATCATGCTCTTCGCGCTGATGGGAGCTGTGAGCATGCTTCTGTTAATTGCGTGCAGCAATGTTGCCAACCTGCTGCTTGCGCGCGCTACGGTACGCGAGAAAGAGATCGCCATTCGCGCATCCCTGGGCGCGAGCCGCTCACGGCTGATCCTGCAGCTCATGGTTGAAAGTTTCATCCTTGCGACGGTGGGCTGTCTGGCCGGATGTCTGTTCGCCTACGCTGGTATCAAGGGAGTGCTCGCCGCTCTGCCTCCCGACCTCATTCCTGCGGAGACGGTCATCACGCTCAACATGCGCGTGTTGGCCTTCTCCGTTGGCGTAACTCTGATCACAACCCTGCTTTGCGGTCTGGCTCCAGCTTTCCATGCGGTTCGCGGTGAACTTCATAATCGTCTGAAAGACGCTGGAAAGGGAACGCAAACAGGATTCCGCCATGGCCGCTTCCGTTCCAGCCTCGTAGTCTCGCAAGTAGCGCTGTCTATCGTGCTTCTCGTAGGAGCCGGGCTTATGATGCGCAGCTTGTTCGCGCTTCAGAACGTCGATCTTGGACTCAAGCCGGACCACATCCTGGTAGCGCGCACTCCGTTGCCGAAAGGCCGTTATGAAACCGCGGAGCAGAAGCGTATTTTCTTCCGCCAAGTCTTGCAGAAGGTCTCGGGGCTGCCCGGAGTGGTGGCGGCAACTGAGACGAGCACCTTGCCTCCGTACGGCGGCATTCCCAGCGAGGTTACCGTTCCGGGTACGACGCATGCCGAAACATGGCATTCGATTTTTCAACTCTGCAGTGAAGGCTATTTCCCAACACTTGGGATCCGATTAGAGCGCGGCCGATTACTTAGCGAAAGCGACGTCGAAGCTGCCCGGCACGTGATCGTCGTCAACCAAACTCTCGTCCGCAACTTCTTTGGCAAAGAAGATCCGATCGGCAGATCGATCAAGTTCAATCTGCTGGATACGGCGCCAGAGTCACCGAAAGATGCTTACTTTGAGATTATCGGCGTCGTGGCCGATGTGAAGAATCGTGGGCTACAGGAAAGTCCGCAGCCTGAAGCATTCATGCCCTATAGCGTCTCGGGCGCTTTCGAGCGCGGTGTCCTGGTGAGAACTGCGGTCGAGCCAATGTCCATGCTATTGAACGTGCGCCGCGAGATTTGGTCTGTCGATCGTGGAGTCGCGCTTACTCTAACCGGAACGCTAGAAGGTTACTTGCAGCAATTCTCTTATTCACAGCCACGTTTTGGGCTGATTCTGTTCGGGGTATTCGCAACCATCGGAATCGCGCTTGTAGCAATCGGCATCTTTAGCGTGATGGCTTATTCAGTTTCTCTCCAGACTCACGAGATCGGCATTCGCATGGCACTGGGTGCCCAACAAAGTACAGTCCTCAAAATGATCCTGCGTAAAGGATTAGTCATCATCGCGGTTGGGATCGTCGTCGGTGAAGTCGCAAGCCTGCTGCTTACGCGTGTGATTCAGAGCCAGATCTGGGGAGTCTCTGCACACGATCCGATAACATTCGCCGCGGTTCTCGCGGTTCTAATTACCGTGGGAGTTTCGGCATGCCTGGTGCCAGCACGCAGGGCAACGCAAGTAGACCCACTGGTCGCTTTGCGCTACGAGTAGGCGGTTTCGATTGTTCGCATCAAGCAGTGCCCATCGGCGTCGTAGAGACGCAGCATGCTGCGTCTCTACGATGCCGTTTGCAGTATCCAGGACACCCCGTTAGAAATGGAATCCGACCTGAGCCGTAAACGCACGCGGAGTCACGTAGTGCGTACCGCTAAACGTTGAGAGGAAGTTGTACAGCGCATAGTTGTTGGTAATGTTGATCGCGGTGAGTTGCAGGCTCACCTTGTATTTATCACCGCGAAACAAGTTATCTTCCCCGACCGACAGGTCGAAGAGATGTCTCGGAGCAACGCGCGCGGGATTCTTATCGTCGTTCTGAGTGCCCGGTGCGGGAATCGAAATCAAAGTCGACCCGAACTGCGACGGAGCACACGTGGTTAGGGGCGCACTAAGCGTCGCGCGCTGGCTTCCGCAGAAAAGACCAGCCTGGAACTGCTGATCGGCGCTGAAGCCCGTCAGATCCACCGGAGTGGTCGTGTCCGTCGCGAATGGCACCGCCCCGGCCACCAGTCCGCTATCGTACCGCCAATTAAAGCCAAGCCACGGTCCGGTCTTCCCAATTTGATACTGGAGATGAGTGGTCTCGTTGAATCTTTCGTCGTGATCGATGCGGAAGACCCCCGCCGGGGCCGAAGGGGTAGCGCCCGCGCCGCTGACCTGCGGCGTGAAGAAACGGGCCGCAACGCTCGACATCACTACCAGTGCCGAGAACCCATGGAAATTTGGAACACTCACGCGTCCGGCGAATCCGGGAATCTTCGACCTTTGCCATCCAATGGGAAAGAAAATCGGCGAGTTGCCGAGGACGCTGAAGTCGTACGCGTTGTGCGTATATTTGGTGATGTACTCGCCTGAGGCGACGAGATACTTGCCGAAAGCCTGTTCCAGGCCAACATGAAACTCGTTGCGCCAGCCCGTCCTTAATGGCGTTAGATCGTTTGAAGAGCATCCCAGAAGTGGATTCAATACTTCGTTGGCACACCCCACGCTGGACACGATCAGATTTTCGTTGAACGGAGTTTCCAACAGCCGGGCATAGGAAGCGCGAAGCACGGTGTTGGTTTGTTTGATGTTGTAGGCGATGCCGATCCGAGGCTCGACTTCATTGTGGGTGGTGAGCCCGTTGTAGAAATCGCCACGAATCCCCAGGTTGAGTGTCCAATTCCCTTTGCTGATTGCATCCTGCGCGTACAGCGCAAGTTCCTTGACGTCTGTGTGCCCCTTAAAGCGGAAAAGCGTTCCACCAGTGGTTAGATCGAAGGGCGCCACGGCTGCACAAGGAGTACCGGGGACAGGATTGCCCGTTGTATCCAGGCAACTGGCACCGTTCGCATCGGTAAGGCTGCCGACAAAATTTGGGTCGACGATGCCCAGCGTGTCTTTTTCATTAAGAAACGTTTGCTGGTAGGTGGCTCCAAGCTTCAGATTGTGGATGCCCTTTGTGTAATTGACATCTGATCGCAGTCCCGCATTCGTGAGGTTTCGATCCTGCGCAATTGTCAAAGACTGAATCGGGCTGAAGTCCGCAAAGGGATTTTTACTCGGGTAGTAATTGAACTGATCGCGCCGTACAAATGCTCCCAACGTGAACACGGAGTTCGGGCTGAGTATGTGGGTCCAGGACGGGGCGATGTTGAATGTCTTGATTTGGGAGCGCTGGTCTGCAGCTCCCACAGGATTTCCCGAGGGATCGGTGGCGCCGATGTTTAGATCGTCAAATGAATTCGGGCTCTGGAACCATGAGCGAGTGAAACCCAGATTCAACTGCGCCGTATCAGCATTCGACAATTTGAAGTCGATGCGGTCAAAGATATTCTGCTCGTTGCCCTTCGCATGCATCACCGTGAATTCGGGAGGATCCAAGAACCGTCCTGTATTCAGGCCGTTTATCGCTATGTAGTTCCCCGCCTTATCGCCGCCATAGGCAAGATTGAAGCCGCCAGTCGCAGTGCCAAATGTTCCGTACGATGCTGTCACGGCGCCGTGCGGCTCCTTGCTTCCCAATCCGGAACGAGTGGTCACCTGGACCACTACGCTGGTCTTGTCGCCAAACTCGGCAGGTGGCGCTCCCGAAATCACTTCGAGCGACTGGACCGAATCTAGAGGAATCTGGTTGGAAAAGACCTTGCTTTGCTGATCTGTAATCGGCTGACCATCGACCGAGAAAGAGTTTTCCGCGTGGTCGCCTAATCCGTGCATGAGACCGTTCGAGTCTGCGGCGATTCCAGGACTCGCGAGCGTCACCAGCGACGTTAGAGAAGAAGACGCACTTTCGAGCGGCATCTTGTCAAACAAGCTGCGGTCGATGTCGGTATGGAAGGTCGGATCGTTCTCGATCAGATCCGCCCCATTGCTCTCGACTGTAACTGTCTGCACTGCGGTTCCGAGTTGCAGGCTTACCTTTAAGTTCACGGGAACCGGCGACCGAAGATCCAGGTCTTGAACGTAAGGCGCAAATCCGCTGCCGGTAACCGTCATGTGGTAAGGATTGAATGGAATATTGGGGATGCTGAACGCTCCCGAAGTGTCTGTGGTTACACTCCTCTCAAACTGACTGACTGGATTGTGAATCTCGACGGTCGCGCCGGGCACAACCGCGCCCGAGGGATCAACCACCGTGCCGCTTACTGACGTAGAGCTCCTGGACTGCGCGTTGGCATTCGTTAAAAGGCAGAATGCCAGGAAAAGCATGGCCGCAAAAATGCGTATCGCAGGCAAAGAGAAGCCGCTCTGCGATGGGACCTGTATCGCTTCGTAATTCTGATGCATTTCAATCCTTCCTCTCAGGTGTCCTGCCGCTCAAAGCGAAAACTGAACGACGCGCTGTGTCATTGAACGGCGCTCCGCTTGGCGGAATTATGATTGGAAATCCGGGCTAAGCTTCGCGGTCAGCCCAACGCCGGAGGAGGGCGGATATGAAAGGAGAGAATAGACCGGGACTCGGGTAGCAGGAGACCACCCACGAACACCGCATCGAAACAGCGCACCGGCGCCGCGACCGGACTGGTGATTTGTGCAGGTCGTGCAACGGAATGAGCCGCAATGCAAATGGAGCAATGCTGTCCCGTGCGATCGGAATTAGGATGGCAGTGAGCAGACTCGGCTACGCAGGATACTGTGAAGAGGACGAGACAAAGCCAAACGAGCCAGGCTCTGTGCTTTTGGATCGCCAATCTCTTACCTTGATCGTCCATCCTGCCTTATCGAACAACGTAAAACAGTAGAATATCTGAGGACCCAGCAGCTTACAAATGAGGAGACACTAATAACATACCCTACTGGGTATGACCGAGCTATGTCACATACGATTCGCCAGAAGGAAAAGTTGCTGAAGCGGATACGCCGGATTCGCGGCCAGGTCGAAGCGGTCGAGCGTGCGCTTGAGGGGGGAAAGGAATGTTCCGAGGTTCTGCATGCCATTTCGGCTGCGCGCGGAGCTATGAATGGCTTAATGTCGGAAGTACTGGAAGATCACATCCGGTGCCATGTTGGGACCAATGGGTCGAACACCAAAAAGAAGGACGTAGAGGAAGTCATCGACGTGGTTCGGTCGTACCTGAAATAAGTGGCTCCAACTTCGCCAAGGAACGCATCTTCGTTCAAATACGGAAAGCGACCGGTCCGTCATAAGTTATCCAAGTGAGCTTCGGTGGCCAGCCAGACGATCGCCATCCCTATCTGACTCAGCAGATACAACGCAGCCAGAAGCAGGAGGAAAGCGTAGGCGATTCGATTTTGCCAGGATTCATTCTTGAATAGTCGCTGAAGGTCGGCGATCAGCCACATAAATCAGCTCCCCTCAATCCCTGAATGCACCGAAGAATGATATACCGGGGGTGGGTATATACTCACACGATCGAGGAAGCGTTCCATGCCTAAGACAAGCCTCCAGGAGAAAGAGTCCGAGCAGAAAGCTGTTTCATTCGATCAGGCAAGTCTGAGATCGGTTCCACCCGCACAAGGGGCGCAGAAGGATCACGATGAAGCTGTAAAGTGGATGGATCTGGCTCGCATTGCCCTCGTTGCTGTCTCCGCGATTGCCGTTTGGTTTGGCGCTCCTTACTTCAACTTGATCGGCGCCGCGGGAGTCGCAATCGGGATTTATCCGATTGCACGCGAAGCTCTCGACGATATTCTGGAAAGAAAGATGACCATGGAGCTCTCCATGCTCATCGCCCTTTGCGCGGCGCTTCTAATCGGAGAATTATTCACCGCCCTTGTCATCCTCGCCTTTGTACTCGCCGCTGAAGTGCTCGAGGGCCTCACGGTTCGGCGGGGCCGTACGGCCATCCGGAATCTTCTCGACTTGCTGCCTTCGACTGCCAGCCTAGTGAGCGAAGGACAGGTAATTGATGTTCCCATTTCGGATATTCAGTGCGACGACTTGATTCTCGTCCGTCCCGGAGCGCGCATTCCAGTAGACGGAGAAGTTGAGGATGGAACCTCCTTTGTTGACGAATCCGCTATCACCGGCGAGCCCATGCCAGTGGCGAAGTCCGCAGGCAAGGCGATCTTTGCCGGAACAATCAATCAATCTGGCGCCTTACATATCCGCGTGGAAGGCGTGGGACGGGATACCAGCTTCGGAAAGATCGTCGAAGCCGTTGAGCAAGCCGAACGCTCGAAGGCGCCCATTCAGAGAACAGCCGATCGGCTGGCGGGTTATCTTGTCTACTTCGCGCTCGGATCTGCGGTTCTCACCTTTCTGATCACCCACAACGTGCGCTCTTCAATTTCCGTAATCATCGTGGCGGGAGCATGCGGCATCGCGGCTGGAACACCGTTGGCCATTTTGGGCGCAGTCGGACGCGCAGCCAAGCAGGGAGCGATCATCAAGGGTGGCCTTTATTTGGAGGTTCTCGCCGCCGTCGACACGGTGATGCTCGACAAGACCGGCACTCTCACCTTCGGAGTTCCCGAAGTGGTCGAGATCAACCCGTTCAATGGCCTGGGCAAGCAGGACATTCTGCAGGCTGCGGCCATCGCTGAGCTGCGCTCGGAGCATCCAGTCGGTCGCGCCATTGTGAAACGCGCTCTGCAGCAACAGCTTCCCGTGCCCGAACCCACAAACTTTGGCTATGAGCCGGGTCGCGGAGTTTGGGCAACAGTCGAAGGTGCAGAGATCGCCGTCGGAAGCGCCGCGATGATGAGAGATCGTGGACTGCAACTGCCTGCTTCAACAAATTCCAGTGTGGGATCGTCGGTGTTCGTTGCGCGAAGAAACGTCCTGCTGGGGTCAATCGTCGTGAGCGACAAGGTGCGACCGGAAGCCGAAACAGCGATGAAAGACCTGAAGGCGATGGGCATCGATACTGTGCTCCTGACCGGAGACGCGAAATCGACGGCGAACACCGTAGCTAAGTCCCTCGGCGTAACTAGTGTGTATGCCGAGTTGCTGCCCGAGCAAAAACTACATCGAGTTCGTGAAGAAGTTCAGCTCAAAAAAACCGTCGCCATGGTGGGCGATGGGATCAATGATGCTCCGGCGCTTGCAGAGGCGAGCATCGGGATTGCGATGGGATCAGGCACCGATGTGGCGCGCGAGAGCGCCGACGTCGTCCTGATCGGTAACGATCTCTCCCGCT
This Terriglobales bacterium DNA region includes the following protein-coding sequences:
- a CDS encoding TonB-dependent receptor encodes the protein MHQNYEAIQVPSQSGFSLPAIRIFAAMLFLAFCLLTNANAQSRSSTSVSGTVVDPSGAVVPGATVEIHNPVSQFERSVTTDTSGAFSIPNIPFNPYHMTVTGSGFAPYVQDLDLRSPVPVNLKVSLQLGTAVQTVTVESNGADLIENDPTFHTDIDRSLFDKMPLESASSSLTSLVTLASPGIAADSNGLMHGLGDHAENSFSVDGQPITDQQSKVFSNQIPLDSVQSLEVISGAPPAEFGDKTSVVVQVTTRSGLGSKEPHGAVTASYGTFGTATGGFNLAYGGDKAGNYIAINGLNTGRFLDPPEFTVMHAKGNEQNIFDRIDFKLSNADTAQLNLGFTRSWFQSPNSFDDLNIGATDPSGNPVGAADQRSQIKTFNIAPSWTHILSPNSVFTLGAFVRRDQFNYYPSKNPFADFSPIQSLTIAQDRNLTNAGLRSDVNYTKGIHNLKLGATYQQTFLNEKDTLGIVDPNFVGSLTDANGASCLDTTGNPVPGTPCAAVAPFDLTTGGTLFRFKGHTDVKELALYAQDAISKGNWTLNLGIRGDFYNGLTTHNEVEPRIGIAYNIKQTNTVLRASYARLLETPFNENLIVSSVGCANEVLNPLLGCSSNDLTPLRTGWRNEFHVGLEQAFGKYLVASGEYITKYTHNAYDFSVLGNSPIFFPIGWQRSKIPGFAGRVSVPNFHGFSALVVMSSVAARFFTPQVSGAGATPSAPAGVFRIDHDERFNETTHLQYQIGKTGPWLGFNWRYDSGLVAGAVPFATDTTTPVDLTGFSADQQFQAGLFCGSQRATLSAPLTTCAPSQFGSTLISIPAPGTQNDDKNPARVAPRHLFDLSVGEDNLFRGDKYKVSLQLTAINITNNYALYNFLSTFSGTHYVTPRAFTAQVGFHF
- a CDS encoding ABC transporter permease; the protein is MESMSWFWQDLRYGARSLRKDRGFSLLAMFALALGIGATTVIFSVLDNVLLEPFPYKDSNRLAGLFIHDNSHADQEGRGVFSIAEYLDFKDQNHVFENIIGNRNLDVLYTDKEGTKQFRGGETTADAFEFLGIKALLGRGLVPDDGRAGAPPVVVMSHRIWQKDFNADPSIVGSVLTLNGKQVTLVGVMPPRFLFGNQDFWLPLTLDRGDTLPFHGVWTLSRLKPGVSLQAAASDLDVVARRLSKVYPKEYPANFSIKTMTLADQVVGQFRIMLFALMGAVSMLLLIACSNVANLLLARATVREKEIAIRASLGASRSRLILQLMVESFILATVGCLAGCLFAYAGIKGVLAALPPDLIPAETVITLNMRVLAFSVGVTLITTLLCGLAPAFHAVRGELHNRLKDAGKGTQTGFRHGRFRSSLVVSQVALSIVLLVGAGLMMRSLFALQNVDLGLKPDHILVARTPLPKGRYETAEQKRIFFRQVLQKVSGLPGVVAATETSTLPPYGGIPSEVTVPGTTHAETWHSIFQLCSEGYFPTLGIRLERGRLLSESDVEAARHVIVVNQTLVRNFFGKEDPIGRSIKFNLLDTAPESPKDAYFEIIGVVADVKNRGLQESPQPEAFMPYSVSGAFERGVLVRTAVEPMSMLLNVRREIWSVDRGVALTLTGTLEGYLQQFSYSQPRFGLILFGVFATIGIALVAIGIFSVMAYSVSLQTHEIGIRMALGAQQSTVLKMILRKGLVIIAVGIVVGEVASLLLTRVIQSQIWGVSAHDPITFAAVLAVLITVGVSACLVPARRATQVDPLVALRYE
- a CDS encoding metal/formaldehyde-sensitive transcriptional repressor codes for the protein MSHTIRQKEKLLKRIRRIRGQVEAVERALEGGKECSEVLHAISAARGAMNGLMSEVLEDHIRCHVGTNGSNTKKKDVEEVIDVVRSYLK
- a CDS encoding FecR domain-containing protein, yielding MKGNHNNPDFILERAIAAVRDDQPDTQTINTATANAWQRISQAVGIEATVAPLNRIEGCADVQSLLADFEAHRLSPARAMLVADHLRECATCRVHAKTNKSAESVLPWRANSVMRPRHWSFGQYALAASVLIAAVLGVVIGRSGVLAPSGYRAALESVNGVLYRVDATGEHQAKAGDQFAEGEIVRTSSGSRAMLRLRDGSLVEMNGRSELYVTLGWRNTTVNLGRGIVIVQAAKRRTGHLYVKTADARVAVTGTIFSVNSGIKGSRVSVIEGTVHVAQAAGDAVLQAGDQVTTSTSMGEVPVKDEIAWSQDRDRYLALLAEFVKLEKKLQSIKLPDLRYESHLINFVADGAVVYAGVPNYGEALQQANQLFQQQLSQSALLREWWEQRGPGASQNGPDFNQVIDLIHGLSTYVGDEIVFSVSSGSEQRCNLVVMAEIAKSGLRDYLTGQISRGDSPNNMHLLSPEDLGAATQGSDRDFYVLITPKFVAASPDVSMLADLNRRWSAGEASSFAQSDFGKRIASEYSSGAGLLIAVNLEQMRADHAVAAQADRHEGMLESSGFANAKYLIAQRKDYEGKASNTAELSFTGPRTGVASWLAAPAPIGALDFITPNASAVGAFVSKSPALMVDDLLQVITKADPQAGASWEQHQAELNLDIRNDLAASLGGEGALALDGPLLPTPSWKLVVEVYDPSKLQYSLGRLVEDFNREAAKNNRQGLKLEEHQSGQRTYYSVRSLDAVFPVEVHYAFADGYVVAGPSEELVAEAIRTRAHRDSNSIAHSEKFRALFPADQHVNVSGLIYQNLAPVTGKIAKQLSPSQLQSIQALVQNTEPSVICAYGDESQIEFTSNSKSLGLDLKSLAISSLLQQLKSGTPRGVTP
- a CDS encoding sigma-70 family RNA polymerase sigma factor codes for the protein MEAVLPAAVDRSVTGARPAQADPSVLERVSLERVFVEHKERVFRAAYRVTGSVSDSEDVVQSVFLKLARRELGEVGDDIQNIGGYLHRAAVNAALDMIRQRRDAQNMPLEDAEVSSPLELASRGEGEYSPLELRRWLRQAMPKLGTRSAEMFVLRYIEGRDNSEIAKILKTSRATVAVTLHRTRSLLKKDFRAYMEGNK
- a CDS encoding cation-translocating P-type ATPase, with the translated sequence MPKTSLQEKESEQKAVSFDQASLRSVPPAQGAQKDHDEAVKWMDLARIALVAVSAIAVWFGAPYFNLIGAAGVAIGIYPIAREALDDILERKMTMELSMLIALCAALLIGELFTALVILAFVLAAEVLEGLTVRRGRTAIRNLLDLLPSTASLVSEGQVIDVPISDIQCDDLILVRPGARIPVDGEVEDGTSFVDESAITGEPMPVAKSAGKAIFAGTINQSGALHIRVEGVGRDTSFGKIVEAVEQAERSKAPIQRTADRLAGYLVYFALGSAVLTFLITHNVRSSISVIIVAGACGIAAGTPLAILGAVGRAAKQGAIIKGGLYLEVLAAVDTVMLDKTGTLTFGVPEVVEINPFNGLGKQDILQAAAIAELRSEHPVGRAIVKRALQQQLPVPEPTNFGYEPGRGVWATVEGAEIAVGSAAMMRDRGLQLPASTNSSVGSSVFVARRNVLLGSIVVSDKVRPEAETAMKDLKAMGIDTVLLTGDAKSTANTVAKSLGVTSVYAELLPEQKLHRVREEVQLKKTVAMVGDGINDAPALAEASIGIAMGSGTDVARESADVVLIGNDLSRFVESLRIARKCRSVIMQNFYGTLTVDAAGIVLAAFGFLNPLLAAFIHVSSELVFILNSTRMLPGRD